One window of Gloeothece citriformis PCC 7424 genomic DNA carries:
- a CDS encoding DUF4359 domain-containing protein, protein MKIIRLLGVFTGVTLAMMGGVMAMSNPGQNDYESYATEQLAGHLKQSVCTQISGEMKAVLRSGCKTLVDTGRPQMKSIIAQTTRRQNFVLFSIYQTDLAFSSPIPSYQFGTIGVMQKFYTYESDEY, encoded by the coding sequence ATGAAAATTATACGGTTGCTGGGTGTATTTACAGGAGTTACTCTCGCTATGATGGGGGGGGTAATGGCCATGAGCAATCCCGGACAGAATGACTATGAAAGTTATGCCACAGAACAACTAGCGGGTCATCTCAAACAGAGTGTATGTACTCAAATTTCTGGAGAAATGAAAGCCGTGTTAAGGAGTGGCTGTAAAACCTTGGTTGACACAGGTCGGCCTCAGATGAAGTCTATTATTGCCCAGACGACTAGACGACAGAATTTTGTCTTATTTAGCATTTACCAGACTGATTTAGCTTTTTCTTCACCGATTCCCAGTTATCAATTTGGGACAATTGGAGTGATGCAAAAGTTCTACACTTATGAATCAGATGAATATTAA